From the Palaemon carinicauda isolate YSFRI2023 chromosome 4, ASM3689809v2, whole genome shotgun sequence genome, the window TTTGCAGAAACAAAAGAAGCCTGAGTAAGAAAATACAAGAAGGATTTGGTGTCAACTCAGTATTTTGAAAAATGAAGAGGAACTTATTGAACCAGTTAATGGCAATGACTTTGCTAGTTTCAATTTATGCCCTCTTCAACGTAGTTATCCATACGTCTTGGCTTCTTAAAGATTATCCAGTCTTTGACAACGGTAAGGCATTCTTATTTATAGTATAATTCAATATatgtacctcatatatatatatatatatatatatatatatatatatatatatatatatatatatatatatatatcaaattcagtCTACCTTAGGATTAACAGACCTAAAATTAAATTGTAAAGCGAAAATAAGAATCTAGAGAAAGAGTTTTGAAGTGTTTACGAGATGAGAGAGTTCAAAGTAAATGTGAGCAGAAGTCAACTTATAGAAAACGTATTCAGATGTAAACATAATGGATGATGGTAGAATAAGATACAAAGTGAGAATATGTGAACCCAGAAAGGTATCAGGGTGGATGCAGAAGGTTTACGGATGTTTAAGAGATTGTTAAGCCAACTTACATGTGTGGAGGTGAAGTCTAGATGCTAGATATGAATGATATCAAGAAAGTTGGAACTGTTGAGATGAATTATTTAGATAACATATGTAGAATAATAAGTAGTAGGGGGTTGAGAAATGCGATAGGGTAGAAGTAGCAAAAGTTTAGCatagataataaaatatattgTCGAGCCCACTCTCTTTTATAGAAGCGGAGTGTTAATATTGAATGTGGTTAAAAACAAAAGACTAAGGCTATTGAGTGGAGTGAAGAATATTCAAATGCTGAAAATTTATAGATAAAAAGGAGTGGTAAAATTAGTTACGGcagataaaaaattaattaatcttttaaaagAGTTTGACCATTTGAAGAGAATAGAAGGCATGGTTGGTGAAAagagaacagatttctgaatttttggtaagaagaaggaaagaaagacCTCGAGAGATGGATAAATGAAGTAGGCGAGTAATTGAATGAAATGGAAGGGGAATAGGAAGCGAAAGAGCTCATTGAAGATAGAGGTGGACATCTATACTATTATATGAGCCCGATTGTTACTGATAtgtttttcgtgtatatatatatagctttagatGGACCATTCACTATATTCTTTTTTGTTCTCATATTAACGGAAAGACATCCATTACTTGGAGAGTCCACCACCTGTCTCCTTCGGATACTTGGATTTCAGCGTCAAGttggaagaagaagaaagccaCCTGATGCCCAGCAAAGCAAGACCACCGAAACCAGGTATGACAACGTTGCTGAAGATGtgaaaaaaaatccacaaattGCATTAATGATCTTATATTAATTTTCTAGCATTAACCTCTCGTAAAATACTGTAAACAAAAAAGTATTATCAATGTGCATATGTAGTGTTGCTGGtaagagaaatttatttttgttGGAGAAAGTTGGTAGAAAATTGTGTCTTACTTAATAAAGTAATTTCAGTACAAATGTTATTATATCGTGCAGTTAGCTTCATGAATTCCAATATACATCTCGGCAAGCGGTGGATATATCTGGCGACTCCATTATGTGGTGACGGCACGATACACGAGTTGTGTTTCTTACCGCAATTATAAGCCCATGTTATTTCAGAATTATCCAAGTAATATCCTTGTTACTTAACGTTACAGCGTCGTTTGGTTAACGTTATTTTTACCACAACGATATTACCTGCTACAGCGTGGAGTTATACTGTGGATATCCTTATCTTGCTTTCTGTGATCTGTACTGAAATGTATGAACTTACTCCATTATACAAGGAATATATGGCAACAGTTTTCATGAAGTAATATTGGGACACTAGATTTAGAATCCAAAATATATTTGAGGCGTTAATATCTACTTTTATAGCAAGAGTCCAATTCTGTCccacaagggccaggcaatttTCAACAACATACCAATAGCGAACAATGGAAGAGGGTTCTAATCGCTATTATCATACACAGATGATCCTGCTAGTGAGGAAACGGTAAAGGAAAAGACAAATGGTCTTCGCGTTGGTGGAGAAGAAATAAAGTCACCCAATGAGAAATCTACAGAGCAGTTAAAGATATTACTGGACGCCATTACAAAGCCAACTTACTTTTGCTCAAAAATGTTGAACCAAGGTGGAAGGACTTGTAAGCTCGTGCCAGATGGTGACAAGTGAGTATCTTTTTTTCGAGTCAGTAAATTACctttataatttaaaaggattaagaaactTCATAAAAGGAAGGGTTAAGTAGAACCATTACATTTCTTGAAATGGAATTTTTCCAAGTTTGTGTTTTTGATGGGCATCTCGTTTCAGTACATGTCAGGCTCTATGTTACTCAATAATCTGTTGATCTGATAGTTTGAAATACAGTATAGTTCTCAGTTATATCGATTACATAATAAGCTATGCTAGATTTCACTAAGTCTTTAAATCTTACAGATAATCCTtgtaattttctgtatttttttctctctcaggaAAGTCTGCATGGACGAAGGAATCGGTCCTAAGCGGGACTCCTGCATCGTGTACTCGATAGGGATTGGCCACGACTTCTCCTACGATTTCTTCATGACAAAATACGGCTGCAATGTGTTTTCCATGGACCATGACTACCTTCATAGTTTCTACGATACCAACCGCATGTACAAAAGGTAATCATGCCATTTGAATTATTGTTTtgccaaaatatttttattattatatgtatatatgtaaagcatATTCCAACAAAATAGTGCCTTCGTGAGAGCAAAAccttgttctgtatatatatatatatatatatatatatatatatatatatatatagagagagagagagagagagagagagagagagagagagagagagagagagagagagagagagagagagagagagagagagagagagagagagagagagagagaaacaaggtcTTAATTTATTgcgatatgaatttatatatatatatatatatatatatatatatatatatatatatatatatatacatatatatatatatacacatataattctaATCCTATTTTTTAACATAAGagctaaataaataactaatcatTCTAGAGCAAACGAATTAAAAGCCATTGCTACctaaacataaaaaaatgaaaaaattccaacAAATTCTGAGTCTTTAACTTTTCACAGACTATACATGGCATCCGTGCGATTGGGAACAATGATCGAATACCGAACGGTCCACGACAACATTGAAAACTCGACATTTACATATTTCTATCGACCACTCGACAATATCATGTATATCCTTCACCACGAAAACGCAAATCTCGACGTTCTTAAGATCGACATCGAAGGAGATGAGTTTCATGTATTCGAGGACAGTATTTTCAAGGTAAAGAAATTTACTACTTTATGAGGAACAGATTTAAGATATGAAAATTGGGAATGCCTGTAAGGCGAATAAACCGAAAGGAAGTAAAATTCTGGTGAAATTTTACACACAATTCCTCGGAAGGTTTAACACTTCTGGGCTTCTGGTGCTAATTCAAAGGCAAAAGGTGTATGCTGAGAAaagtacatgcattatatatatatatatatatatatatatatatatatatatatatatatatgtatatatatatatatatatatatatatatacagtatatatatatatatatatatatatatatatatatatatatatatatatacatatatatatatatatatatatatatacagtatatatatatatatatatatatatatatatatatatatacagtatatatatatatatatatatatatatatatatatatacacacacacagtatatatatatatacatatatatatatatatatatatatatatatatatatatatatacaatgcatgtaTACCCGTGCATGTACTTTTCTCACCATACACCTTTTCACAATGTCTTTCTGGTGTCCAAAAATCAGATAGGTTCTCTTCGGACATACATACTGTGctgcaaatagttttcaggataacagcagaaatacatttacttttctccatttatttttggtgttgacacatgttttgaatcacttcgcgacccttcgtcaggactacattgagttttggaactatatTACAAAGGttgtggtggtgaaaatttgatacaaaaatatttggaaattcagaaaatattgtatagatatactgtatgtatatatatatatatatatatatatatatatatatatatatatatatatatatattatgtatatatatatatatatatatatatatatatatatatatatatcacattctgTAATACACTTTATATGATTCAAACTATGAACAGAGGCATGGCAGTTATAACCATTATTCCAATATACCGCCATTACAGACTGACATCTTAGAACGAACAAGACAACTCTCCATTGAAATTCACCTGGAGAAATTTCTTGTGAAAAACGCTACTGAGGATATCGAGGCCCTTGCTAGAAACTACACAAGGTGAGAAACCTAAAAGTATTTATTCCAGGATAATAAATAGTGACAGCAatgtcataataatcatcatcacaaaATTTTACTTTTAAGAAGCTCAGAGACAACCAATTTTAGATGGTTTATGggtgaattataataattattaataattgtgTTTACCAAGTTTGACTTTTAAAGGTTAAATTCAAAGATTTTTAGACATTTAGATGTTTCATACTTGAGTTACGTCTATGTTGAGAAATTATAACGGggactctaggaaaaaaaaaaacttagtttatcatgttattttttttttcatatatttcaaaggTTAAGATAGAGATTAAAGTGATTAGACTCATCTacatacaatattaataatagttgcatttttttttgctgattttgATTACTACAATATTTTTAGATATAGTATTCTTATCCTTTTCCTAAATCAAAAGGATACTAGCTTGTAGCTGCCAGTACAATATGTGGCAAACTTTTTGAACGTGGCCTACAATATTCTGTTACTGGTACTGAAGGGGGTCTACCCTAAGGTACGGCTACTGATTGTTAACAATGCAATAACCAACTATATTCTAATTAACTGATTAAACAATAGGTCTTTGCTCCAATATGGAtcgcaatttaacattatttccttGCTCCTATGTTCTGATAAGTGGTACTTATTGCGCtacatgtcacacacacacacacacacacacacacacacacacacacacacacatatatatatatatatatatatatatatatatatatatatatatatatatatatatatatatatatatatatatatgacgatattCTAGTGTATTAGGATACACATTCAAATCGGGTTCAATTGTCCACTTACTATACCAAAATGAAAACGATAAGCTACATAATGTACTGGCGCCtacatattttctttcctcgtAATCACAAATTACTTTCGGTGTCTTGTCTTTCAGGTTTTTCGTTGGCCTGAAAAGCCACGGGTTTGAACTCGCCTACTACGAGCCAAACATCATCACCCCAGTGCCTTTGGTGAAAGTTTTGGGCATCAATTTCCCAGTTTGCTTCGAGCAGTTGTGGGTCAACAGAAATGTCAGACCGGGAGAGATGCCCGTATATGAGAAACCTATTCGTCATTATGTGAAACAACTTGAGCCTAAAGACAAACATTTGATACAGTCACAATAATCGGACAGTTTAGTGAACGAGTTACCATTCCATTTAATAACACAATGTAGCCTACTACATTTTCCTGGGTTTTATAAAAAGCCCAGATTTGATTGAAACGAAGGCATATTCAGTTTAACTAAACACTATTGATATTGGATTCCTCAAGCAAGTTAAGATGTCAGAAAAATATGGTCTTCCACTACTtcaattgtactctctctctctctctctctctctctctctctctctctctctctctctctctctctctctctctctctctctctctctctctctctctctctctctctatatatatatatatatatatatatatatatatatatatatatatatatatatatatatatatatatatacacgtgtagcATGAACAGCAGATTTAATAGTGCAATTATCTAGGTTACATTCAACTAACTCATATACTACAACAAATCATCATGGAAGATTAAAAGTAAATCCAGTGTGATTTCTAATGAGTGTTTTTACCACCAAGTCCTTCAATTTAGCTATGCCCCATCGCTGGGCCACGGAGACTATTCAGTGATGCAGTACTGTACACCTATTATAGGTGAAATATCCTAATGCGTTCTATTTCATTATATGGAATgacctttttttttagataagcaaagttaaaaaagaaaaaaataatcgttGGTTCATTTCATGGAGTTATTTTACGtaacctttatacatacatatacaatatgtgcATATACCTGTATACCATAGATATCTTTTCTATGCATTTGTACCTTCATGGTGTGTTTACAAATTTGACTAAGGATGAATACaacttccaaatttttttttcatcttataaaataatttattttgtacataaatcaattttgaaatattaaaggaaaaaaagaCTATGGATATAACAGAATTTTCATCATCTTGAAATAAAGGACAGTATTGGTTTTCGTTTGTTAAATTGTTGCTAGAAAGTTGCAGTTCTGTCttgtcttttgtttttgttttttaccgGTGTTTCATTGTTTACTTTTCCTTTCGAAGAGAACAAACCTTTtcctacaaaaaatatttttttctctaggttacattaccctctaatacagtacaataatactaataaaaaagtaTATCAGAAATATCTGCAGACAACATGATACCAATGCGGGAACTATATCTTGCCTATTGGACTACATGTAACTGTTATGACGCCAGGTAAGCTACTTAGTTGCATTTCACAATTGTATTTTTGTAATTTAGTTCCATACAGGCCTTTATTTCAACCATTTTTTCTTACTCAAAGCGGTATTATTATAGTTAAGGTTGGGAAAATCACATCGTTATAGCCTAGTACAAAATGGATTTTataatatttatcctttttttttcttttgtctactATATAATTTTTAGTGGTGAagttatagttacggacggaacaacATTTTGAATAGTAAACGTAGTTTTTCTTGTAGTAAATGTGCTTTCACTAAATTTGACCATCCTTTCAACAGCAAATGATTCGGAAACCTGTTAGACCATCCACGAACTGGGATATTCAGAAATCTAATGGTATTTGCTCTGCTGTGCGCTTGCTTTTGCTTGCGGACAAAGAAAATTATCAAGCTcccatgtactggcaagcggtacatgctgtGCTGTGCTGCGCATGCTAACTTCATTGAATATTATTccttagataattaagtttttatttgcagtgaaaataagtgtcagTTTAGAAGAAAAGGGTTTTTCAATAGaaaacacctgtttttttttttaagtagaaaagctttttccatCCGTATTGAAGGGATCAGGAAAACagccttaaagtaagtaaagtaatttgCATGTTATTTTACTTATGCATTGTAAAAATAGTAGAACCTCTCCTGAAAGAGAtagtaaatttatattttaaatattaaacttagccggtgaatatataatagctgacgtctccgacggctcaacagaattcaaaaactcgcgagcgatcgccatgaatgtagcgggtgtgcccaccagcgccgactatcggtcagataccgcatatacatgtaaacagctccagttcttctctgtcggtttcatcgacaagtcgattccactcgctattatgacctcgagttttctaccgaattggtgaagtacttggttttggttttattgctttcgctgtgttggattattcaatactatcctcaaaagaaatgcttttgaaaggagagtaaaaatgttttgc encodes:
- the LOC137639057 gene encoding uncharacterized protein, whose product is MKRNLLNQLMAMTLLVSIYALFNVVIHTSWLLKDYPVFDNDIHYLESPPPVSFGYLDFSVKLEEEESHLMPSKARPPKPGMTTEETVKEKTNGLRVGGEEIKSPNEKSTEQLKILLDAITKPTYFCSKMLNQGGRTCKLVPDGDKKVCMDEGIGPKRDSCIVYSIGIGHDFSYDFFMTKYGCNVFSMDHDYLHSFYDTNRMYKRLYMASVRLGTMIEYRTVHDNIENSTFTYFYRPLDNIMYILHHENANLDVLKIDIEGDEFHVFEDSIFKTDILERTRQLSIEIHLEKFLVKNATEDIEALARNYTRFFVGLKSHGFELAYYEPNIITPVPLVKVLGINFPVCFEQLWVNRNVRPGEMPVYEKPIRHYVKQLEPKDKHLIQSQ